A DNA window from Helianthus annuus cultivar XRQ/B chromosome 15, HanXRQr2.0-SUNRISE, whole genome shotgun sequence contains the following coding sequences:
- the LOC110913157 gene encoding uncharacterized protein LOC110913157, with protein MADYFVEDPKYNEDIFRHRFRMSKRLFLKIVADVEENDPWFVEAPDARGRKGFTPLQKVTSAIKQLATGNTPDENDEYLHMVERTSRECLEYFCDTVCKIYGPEFLRRPTSHDMALLYQAHEEKYHLPGMFGSLDCTHFVWRFCPTEYRGQYMRGDHRYPTVMLEAVASQDLWFWHAFAGPPGSQNDINVLQQSPLFLTERIGIAPKCPFYVNNHLYKRGYLLVDGIYPSWSVFVKLIPYPHEVNEKKFKRQHEAARKCDSTGAHSRSSGRARSRRYGVGRIDE; from the coding sequence atggcgGATTATTTTGTCGAAGACCCGAAGTACAACGAAGATATCTTTCGGCATAGGTTCCGTATGTCGAAacgtttgtttctaaaaattgtGGCCGATGTGGAAGAGAATGACCCGTGGTTTGTAGAGGCCCCCGATGCGCGAGGTAGGAAGGGCTTTACGCCCTTGCAAAAGGTGACATCGGCTATTAAACAGCTCGCAACTGGAAACACTCCAGACGAGAACGATGAGTACTTGCATATGGTCGAAAGAACTTCCCGCGAGTGCCTAGAATATTTTTGTGACACGGTTTGCAAAATATACGGTCCAGAGTTCTTACGTAGACCGACAAGCCACGACATGGCACTTTTATACCAAGCTCATGAGGAAAAATATCACCTTCCAGGTATGTTCGGTAGCCTTGATTGCACCCATTTTGTTTGGCGTTTTTGTCCGACAGAGTATCGAGGCCAATATATGCGAGGAGATCATCGATACCCGACTGTTATGCTCGAAGCGGTTGCTTCTCAAGACTTATGGTTTTGGCATGCTTTTGCCGGTCCACCAGGTTCTCAAAACGATATCAATGTTCtacaacaatctccgttatttttAACGGAACGAATTGGAATCGCGCCAAAATGTCCATTTTACGTTAACAACCATTTATACAAACGTGGTTATTTGCTCGTGGATGGAATCTACCCTtcgtggtccgtgtttgtgaagttgATCCCTTACCCTCACGAAGTAAACGAAAAGAAATTCAAGAGGCAACATGAGGCGGCAAGAAAATGCGATAGCACCGGTGCACATTCGAGATCCTCCGGTCGAGCCCGCTCTAGACGATACGGTGTTGGGCGAATTGATGAATGA